In Salvelinus fontinalis isolate EN_2023a chromosome 25, ASM2944872v1, whole genome shotgun sequence, one genomic interval encodes:
- the LOC129823060 gene encoding transmembrane protein 200C-like, whose protein sequence is MIATGGLLRINRRQDSLRSKSRAENKRKRKAKKKQKNEVVVVKGKLNLCSISGVVAAIGILILLVGISMAILGYWPRESPQYPAPRHTQRIYDKKEESGLTGNWTNNAKVGFHMDRDLVSNNRSNGTGLEQPPMGFLAEFLDKYLYSDKLKVFGPLIMGIGIFLFICANAVLHENRDKKTKVINLRDIYSTVIDIHSLRTKENTPLNGFVNYVQSKGVEGNPSAAYTAALLAKGTWPSRGSPDEGSRGPSRCHSLTRSRVSSLERQTFTDTVYTISRHSGAGQQSSPIAIPKQWETKTIVASSVNAFTLPMTKPNHRANQHQRRPSAKAEAGRSRAALCDSGEEDDEARVGYVIPETTTQAKVETLRTAMFLPQDSVEVYKSSGSLQGAPQGSQVQLLPSSPTGHRVTGSHLSLSALTEYSRSIDLGITPSTPTDWKVERSRRLSCPRLEVLGGGGYIKLGNLGGESFESRESCEMTAFSQLTSEEALAKCQREGGGANEQEISSGEPQDRGSRRYSNKDKLFMISQSDSVLDDEEVESTDI, encoded by the coding sequence ATGATCGCCACCGGAGGCCTGCTGCGGATCAACAGGAGGCAGGACTCACTGCGCTCTAAGAGTCGCGCCGAGAACAAGCGCAAGAGGAAAGccaagaagaagcagaagaacgAGGTGGTGGTGGTCAAGGGCAAGCTGAATCTCTGCTCTATCTCGGGGGTGGTGGCGGCAATTGGGATTCTGATCCTACTGGTGGGCATTTCCATGGCCATACTGGGCTACTGGCCTAGGGAGAGCCCACAATACCCTGCGCCGCGCCATACCCAAAGGATTTACGACAAGAAGGAAGAGTCAGGGCTGACAGGCAACTGGACGAACAACGCCAAGGTCGGATTTCACATGGATAGGGATTTGGTCAGTAACAATCGTTCCAACGGCACAGGTTTAGAGCAGCCTCCTATGGGCTTCCTGGCCGAGTTTTTGGATAAGTACCTGTACTCAGACAAACTGAAGGTGTTCGGGCCCCTCATCATGGGCATTGGCATCTTTCTGTTCATCTGCGCCAACGCGGTGCTGCACGAGAACCGTGACAAGAAGACCAAAGTCATCAACCTGAGGGACATCTACTCCACAGTCATCGACATCCACAGTTTGCGGACTAAGGAGAACACGCCGCTCAATGGCTTTGTGAACTATGTACAGTCCAAAGGGGTGGAAGGGAACCCTAGTGCTGCGTATACCGCCGCCCTGCTGGCCAAAGGAACCTGGCCCTCAAGGGGCTCGCCGGATGAGGGCAGTCGGGGCCCCTCCAGATGCCACTCCCTGACCAGGTCAAGGGTCTCGTCACTCGAGAGGCAGACGTTCACCGACACAGTCTACACTATCTCCAGACACAGCGGGGCCGGCCAGCAGAGCAGCCCTATTGCCATCCCCAAACAGTGGGAGACCAAGACAATAGTGGCCTCCTCGGTCAACGCCTTCACTCTCCCCATGACCAAACCCAACCACCGGGCCAACCAGCACCAGCGCAGGCCCTCGGCCAAAGCAGAGGCGGGGAGGAGCAGGGCTGCGCTGTGCGACTCTGGGGAGGAAGACGACGAGGCTCGGGTGGGGTACGTAATTCCAGAAACCACCACTCAGGCCAAGGTAGAGACTTTGCGGACGGCCATGTTCTTGCCTCAAGACTCGGTAGAAGTATACAAGAGCAGTGGTAGCCTCCAGGGGGCGCCGCAGGGCTCCCAGGTGCAGCTACTCCCCTCTTCCCCCACCGGACACAGAGTGACAGGCTCCCACCTGTCCCTCAGCGCACTGACGGAATACTCCAGGTCCATCGATCTGGGCATCACTCCATCCACCCCCACCGATTGGAAAGTGGAACGTTCTCGGCGACTCAGCTGCCCTCGTCTAGAGGTACTGGGAGGCGGTGGGTACATCAAACTGGGCAACCTGGGGGGGGAGTCATTTGAGTCAAGGGAGTCATGTGAGATGACTGCGTTCAGCCAATTGACCTCAGAGGAGGCTCTGGCTAAGTgtcagagggaaggaggaggagccaATGAACAGGAGATCAGTTCCGGGGAACCACAGGACAGGGGCTCAAGGCGATACTCCAACAAAGATAAACTTTTTATGATCTCTCAGTCAGACTCCGTTTTGGATGATGAGGAGGTGGAGAGCACAGACATATGA